The sequence below is a genomic window from Corynebacterium afermentans subsp. afermentans.
AGCCGAGAGCAGAAACGAGCCCGTCGCCAGCGCCATGAGCAGCCACGCGACGCCGCGCAGCGCTGGGAGACCCACCGTGGTGGCCGCGCCCGGGTCCGGAATGCCCAGCTCCGCGAGCGAACCGCCCGAGAACGCCTCCCCCACCGCGCCTGCGACAACCGCCGCGATGGCGAACGCGGCCAAATACAGCGGCCAAGCGGGGGCAATGGTGCGAGTGCGTGCAGGTGCATTCATGCCGCATACCCTACTTTCGCGCTGGGCTGAGCCATAACTACAATCAGCCGGTATTGCCCCCATAGCTCAGTGGATTAGAGCATCCGGTTTCTACCCGGCTGGTCGCGGGTTCGAATCCTGCTGGGGGCGCAAATTGCCGCCTTGAGCACTCAATATCGCGGGTAGATAGCCCACTGCAATAAGTAGACAATAACCATGGGCGCCCCGCAGAGACTGGCAATCACGTAAATGGTCCTAACCGTGTTGGCGGAGGTTCCGTAGGTTTCAGCTACTCCAGCACAGACCCCTGCTATGAGCTTGCCCTCTTCGACTCGGTGCCATTTTTCTCGCTGGGACATTATGAAACTCCGTACCGCGCTGCCGGTTTTCGCAAGATTTTACATAAAGCGAGACGCTGGCAATAAGTCTGCAACCTGCGCGTTGATTCTCGTCCGCGAACCCCGATCGTCAACTTTTACGAGAGCACCCCTTCGCTTAACAACGTCATTCGCCCGCCCACCGCGAATTTGAGACACATTTCTCACACTGTGGTACATTCACAATCATTCAATGAGATATTTATCTCGCACAGTGGAATGAAAGGACGGGCGATGACTACCAGCGTCGAACACCACCCCACTCCCCAACCGGCGGCACCCGCCGCGCTCCGGGAGACCACCCCGGAGGAGCGCCGTCGCGTCAAGATCGCGTCCACAATCGGCACGACGATCGAGTTTTACGACTTCTACGCCTACGCCACCGCAGCCGTGGCCGTCTTCCCGTTCCTGTTCTTCCCTAAGTCGGAGTCCAGCACGGTGGCCCTTTTGTCATCGTTTGCCACGTTTGGCCTGGCATTCATTGCCCGCCCACTGGGCTCGGTGCTGTTCGGCCACTTCGGCGACAAGGTCGGCCGCAAGGCCACCCTGGTCGGCGCGCTGCTGACCATGGGCATCGCCACCTTCATCATCGGTCTTTTGCCCACCTACGCGCAGGCCGGCATCTGGGCCCCGGCGCTGCTGGCCCTGATGCGCTTTTGCCAGGGTCTGGGCCTGGGCGGCGAGTGGTCCGGCGCGGCCTTGCTGTCCACAGAAACAGCCGCTAAGGGCCGCCGCACCTGGGCCGGCATGTGGCCGCAGCTGGGCGCGCCGTTCGGTTTCCTGCTGGCCAACGGTCTGTTCCTGATCCTGGTCACGGTACTGGGCCACACCTCCGGCGATTTCGAGGGCGCGTTCATGGCATGGGGCTGGCGCATCCCGTTCCTACTGTCCATCGTGATGGTCATTATCGGCCTGTGGGTGCGCCTGCAGGTTGAGGAGACCCCGGTGTTCCAGCAGGTGGAACAGTCCGACCAGAAGGCCGCCTCCCCGTTGGCCGAAGTGTTCAAGACCGCCTGGAAGCCCCTGATCCAGGGCACGTTCATCATGGTCGGCTGCTACACACTGTTCTACATCGTGACCACTTGGTTTTTGTCCTACGGCATCGGCTCCGCCGAAGAGGGCGTGGGCCTGGGCATCGAGTACCCGACCTTCCTCAAGCTGCAGCTGGTATGCATCTTCGGCTTCATCCTGGGCATCCCGGTCTCGGCGCACTTGGCCGACACGTACGGCCGTCGCCCGACGCTGGGTCTGACATCCGCGGCGATCATCGTCTACGGCTTGAGCTTCAAGTGGCTGCTCAACCCGGAGACGTTCACCATGGTTTCCTTAGGTGTCTTCCTGTTCATCGGCATGATCCTGATGGGCTTCATCTTCGGGCCGATGTCGGCGATTTTGCCGGAGCTGTTCCCCTCCAACGTGCGCTACACCGGCTCCGGCATCGCCTACAACGTCTCCTCGATTCTGGGCGCGGCGATCGCCCCGTTCATCGCGACGGCACTCAACGCCCAGTACGGCCCGAAGGCGGTGGGCTACTACCTGGTGGTTGTCACCGCGATTTCCCTGGTGGCGATTCTCTCTGCACACGAGACCAAGGACCAGGAGATGCACGAAATTTAAAACCCTTGCTTTCCATGCCGGCAAGTGACACACTTGCGTACATGGAAAGCAACCAGCCGCCGCAAACGCAGATCTCCCAAGAAGAAGCCCGCGCCGCCCTCGAACAGATCGACGGGATCGAGCACAACACCCAGCACAAACACACACCACCGTGGGCTTACGCCATCCTCGGCACCAGTTTCGGCGTCACGATCGCCGGCACGATCATCGGCTGGAAGTACTGGTGGGTGCTGTTCGTACTCATCGTCGTCGCCTGCATCGCGCTCGTCGTCTGGGACAACAATCGCAACGTACGCCCGAGCATGAAGCAGCCGCTGCAGGAAGACCCGAAGCCGAACTGGGCCGCCGCACTTGCTCCAATGCTCGTCTTTCCGCTGACCTGGCTGGTCCCCGAGGGCAGCGTGGTCGGCGGGACCATCGCCGGCGTAATCACGGCGGTCATATTCACGGCCGTCATGATCCACGAAAGCAGGAACCGATGAGCGCCCTTAAAATCGACCCTGTCATCCACCCCCTGGCGCGGCTGAAGATTTGTGCGGCGCTGTACGGGGCGGGAGCCGTCGAGAAGCAAACGTCCCGGCACGAGATGCGCTTCAGCTCGCTGCGAGACAAAACCGACCTGTCGGATTCGGCCCTGTCGAAGCAGCTGGACAGGCTGGAGGAGCACGGCTACGTCACGCGCTTCCGCGAGTACGGCTCCACTCGCGCGAAGGACACGGTGTGGGTCACGCTCACCGCAACGGGCGCGCATGCCTTTGAAAACCACACGGCCGCGTTGCGCGAGATCGCGGGCGGGTAGATTCGTCCCCATGAGTTTTCCCGCACCTGCACCCGGCGCGTTCGCGCTGATCACCGGCGCGAGCCAAGGCATCGGCGAGGCCATCGCACGCCAGCTCGCCGCTGAAGGCCACAACATCATCCTTGTGGCGAGGCGCCAAGAGGTACTGCAAAAGCTTGGCGACGAGCTCTCGCTCGCCCACGGCATCGATGTCGAAATCTTCGCCGGGGACCTGTCCAAGGCGCGCGACGTGGACGCCCTGATTGAGCACATCGCTAACCGCACTGTTTCGATCTGCGTGAACTCGGCAGGCATAGCCAGCTTCGGACCGTTCATGGCCCAGGACTGGGAGTACGAGACGAACCAGTTCAACCTCAACGCCACGGCGGTGTTCCGCGTTACCAAGGCGGTGCTGGACCAGATGGTGCCGCGCGGCGAGGGCGCGTTGTGCAACGTCGGCTCCGCCGCCGGCAACCTGCCCATCCCGAACAACGCCACCTACGTGTTCACCAAGGCCGGCGTGAACCAGTTCACCGAGGCGCTGCACTACGAGCTCAAAGATTCCGGCGTGCACGTCACACTGCTCGCGCCCGGCCCGGTGCGCGAGGCGTACATCCCGGAAGAAGAGCAGTCCATCGTGGACAAGGTCGTGCCGGATTTCTTATGGACCACTTACGAGTCCTGCGCCGCCGACACGATCAACGCGATGCGCAAGAACCGTCGCCGCATCGTGCCCGGCCCGCTTTCCAAGGCCATGGATGTGGTCTCCAACTACGCCCCGCGCGGGTGGCTGCCGCCGATCATGGGCAAGTTCTACGCACAGATGGGAGAGGAATAGATGGACATCGCCGCCAAAGACAACCGCATCGTCTGGGTGGATCTGGAGATGACAGGGCTGGATCCCTCCCGCCACGTCATCGTGGAGGTCGCGGCCCTGGTCACGGACGCTGAGCTGAACATTATCGACGAAGGCGTGGACCTGGTCGTGCACGCCACCGACGCCGAGCTCGCCGAAATGGACGACTTTGTCACCCAGATGCACTCCGACAACGGGCTGCTGGACGACATCAAGGCGTCCACGGTCAGCATCGAGGAGGCGGAAGGTGCGGTGCTCGAGCTCGTGGAGAAGCATTGCGATCCTGCCCACCCCGCACCGCTTGCAGGCAACTCGATCGCCACCGACCGCACGTTCATCAAGGCGCAGATGCCGCGCCTCGACGCCGCGCTGCACTACCGCATGATCGACGTGTCCACGGTCAAGGAGCTGTCGCGCCGCTGGTTCCCCAAGGCTTACTTCAACCAGCCGCAAAAGGGCATGGCACACCGCGCACTGGCGGACATCGTGGAGTCCATCCGCGAGCTGGATTACTACCGCCGCGCGGTGTTCGTGCCCGCCCCCGGGCCGGATACGGAGGCCGCCGTTGATGCGGCCGCAGGCGCAACCGACGCCTACCAGCCGTTTTTGTGAAAACACGGTGAGGGGCTAAGGTGGTTCCCGCTGCAAAAACAGCGATGGTGGCTGTAGTTCAGCTGGTAGAGCACCAGGTTGTGATCCTGGGTGTCGCGGGTTCGAGTCCCGTCAGCCACCCCAAAGTTTAAGGCCTGGCCTGCGGATTCGCGGGCCAGGTCTTCGTCGTTGGCGCCTGGTTGGTCCCTGGTTTGGTCGCCCGGGTTGCGGCTGCGGGTGTCCCGTTTTGGCAACGTGGCAAATATTTGCCACATTGCCAAAACAGCACTCCCCTACTCGTACAGCGGATCCTCCGAACCGCCGGAGCGCTGCTCCCAATCGAGGTTCCAGTACCCCAGGCCGTCGTAAGGCGTGAGCGTGCCCCCGGCGGTGTTCTTCACCACCACCGGGTCGCCGCGCTTAACAAAGTTCTGGAACCACTGCGCGTTGTCATAGGAGGCGTTGATGCAGCCGTGCGACTGGTTGTAGCTGCCCATCGCGCCGAGCGCCCACGGGGCGGAGTGCAGGTAGATGCCGGAGTAGGACAGCTGCGTGGCGTAGTCCACCGGCGTGACGTAGCCACCGGCGTCCAGCGCTAGGCCGAAGGAGCGCGAATCCATGGTCAGCTTCTCGTGCTCGTCGCCGACCACATACACCCCGTTGGGGGTGTCGTACTGGCCGTCGGTGCCCAGCGAAATCGGGAACTCCTTGACCAGCTCGTCGCCCGAGTACACGCGCAGCATCTTGTCGGCGTTGTCCACCACGGCCTCCACTTTGTCGCCAATGGTGAAGTTGGTCTCGTTGTCCCCGCCGCCGTAGAGGCCCTTGCCGAGCTTCTCGCCGTAGATGTCCACCTTCACGCTGACTTCGGTGCCGGGCTCCCAGTAGTCCTTGGGTCGCCAGCGCACCTCGTAGGGGTCCAGCCAGAAGAACGCACCTTCGGTGTCGTTGGAGGTCTCCACATCGATGTGCTCCTCCATCGCCTTGGTGTCTTGCACGGGGCTATCGAAGCGGATGGTCACGGCCTGGGCCACGCCGACAGTCGCGCCGTCCAGCGGGCCGATGTAGGAATTCACCGTCGCGTCCGGGGTCAGCGTAGTAAACGAAGAGACCACCTTTTGGCCTTCCTTGTCCCGCGCTTCCACGGTGTAGGTGCGGCCGTAGCCGAGCGGCTCGGTGACGGACCACTCAGACTTGTCGTCGCCGAATTCGCCCTCGACCTCTTTGCCGGCCTCGTTGGTCATGGTCACCGAGGACAACCCGGCAGCGGCGGTCACCGTAATCGGATCCAGCGGCGCGACTCCAGTCTCCCCGTTTGCCACGTTGACTTTGGGTGGGCGCGGCGAGGCCTTCTCGGTGGTCTTTTCCACCAGCGAAGCGTCAGAGGTGTGCGCGGCCGGCTCTAGCCTGCCGGTGTCCCCGATGGTGCACGACGCAAGCGTCGCCGCTGCTGCTACCAGCGCACAGGCGCGTACCACTTGACGGACCACGGCTTACCCCTCAATTCTCTGGACAACACTGAGTTTGCGAATCCCCCACACTCTATCCCCTTACCAGCCAAAGTCCACTATTGTCGCCCGCGTTTCTACGCACATTGCCTATCGACGAATTCTTGCACCTGACCAGCCGATTTCACGCTGAGACAAGTGGGTGCTACAGTTTCTTTTCGTTGCCGAGAGCAACAGAGAAAAACAAAATACGCGCCATTAGCTCAATTGGCAGAGCAACTGACTCTTAATCAGTGGGTTCGGGGTTCGATTCCCTGATGGCGCACAACCGCGACGAGGCCAGCAGGAATGTTACCTGCTGGCCTCGTTTTGTTCTGTGCGGAAAACCTGGCGGAGCACCTACGTCCATTTCCGAAGGCCACACCCCGCCGGTGAAGTGCGCCCACTGCCCGTCCCCTGAGAGTAGGCTTAAGCCCATGAAGACAGCATTAGTGATCGTGGACGTGCAGAACGACTTCTGCCCCGGCGGTGCCCTGGCAACCGCGCGCGGCGACGAAGTGGCGTCCAAAATCGCCGAACTGATCTCCACCGCGGACAGCCGCACTCACGAGTACGACTACGTCGTGGCCACTCAGGACTGGCACATCGACCCGGGCGCGCACTTCTCGGAGACGCCCGACTTCGTGGATTCGTGGCCGCCGCACTGCGTGGCTGATTCCTACGGCGCGCAGGTTCGCGGGCCGGTGAAGACCGATCTGATCGACCAGTTTTTCAAGAAGGGCCATTTCACCGCCGCCTACTCGGGCTTCGAGGGTGTCAACGGCAACGACGAGCTGCTGGCGGACTGGCTGCGCGCGCAGGGTGTCTCCCGCCTGGATGTCTGCGGCATCGCCACCGACCACTGCGTGCGCGCGACTGTCCTGGACGCACTCAAAGAGGGCTTCAAGGTCAAGGTGCTGCGGGGCATGTGTTCGCCTGTCGACGATAAACGCGGCGCCGACGCGCTCCAGGAAATGATCGACGCCGGCGCGGAGCTGGTTTAGCCAGCCTTAAGGCGTGTAGCCGAGCAGCTCTTCCATTTCACCCATCTCGGCAGTTTGTACCTCGATCATTTCTTTCGCCATCTCGCGCAGCGGCTCGTACCCGCCGCGGTCCACCTCATCCTGCGTCATCTTGATCACGTGGTTGTGGTGGAAGTGCATCATCTCTAAAAACGCGGTGCGCAGCTCGTCGCCGCGCAGCGCCTCGAACTGCTCAAGCTGCTCCGGGTGAAACATGCCGTTGGCGATGTGGGTGGAGTGGTGCTCCATGTCCTTTTCAATGCCCCACTCGTCCGCCCAAGCGCGCATCTGCTCATTCTCGCGCTCCTGGCCGTCTTTGATGCGCTGTGCGAGGTCACGGACCTTAGCGTCGTCCACGTCCGAACCCAGCAGCACGTCCGACATGTCGATTGCCTGCTGGTGGTGCGGCACCATCATGCCCAGGAAGTGGACGTCGGTGTCGTTGTAGCCCGCCTGCCCGTCTGCGGAGGTGGAAGTCTCGGGGGTAAACGCGGCGCGTAGCGACGGCCCCGCGAACGTCAGCGTCAACGCCAGCGCCGCAATCACCGCAACCGCGATCCACAGCGGTTTCTTACTGGGACGCATCTCTTCGAGTTCCGGATCATGCTCGGTCTGCGCATGCTCATTCGTCATTGGTATGCCCTTTCTGCTTTGCTTGATCGTAACCCAAAAACCGCGCCGACACACTGCGTTTTATGCAGCGTATCGGCGCGGTGGGAATGGAAACTCAGCTATACCGCCGTCGATTAGCGGTTGGCGAGAAGCTTCTGCAGCTCCTTGAGCTCGCTCTTGCGCTTGCGACCGTTGTACGCCTTGATGCTGATCAGAGCTGCGATACCGGCAACAACGCCGCCGATGACCTTCTGCACAGTGGGATCCTGCAGCCAGTTAGCGGCCTCAGACTTCGCGCTGCCGGCCAGGGTCTTCGGGTTGGTACGGTCCGCGAGCTCGTCCAGGGTGCTGGCGAGCTGGTTGCGGGTGCGCTCGAGGTCGCGCTCGATATCGTGAATGTCTCGTGCCACTTTGGGAAACTCCTACGTCTACGTTGACTTTTACAGACTCACGTCTTTTCGTCTCCACAGTAGTGTAAAACGGGGAAGCATGACTGAGTCGATGAGATTGGACAAGGGCGACACCGCCCCCGCTTTCACCCTGAAAAACGACCGCGGCGAAGACATCTCGCTCGCCGACTTCGCTGGCCAGCGCGTCATCGTCTACTTCTACCCGAAGGCCAACACCCCCGGCTGCACCACCGAGGCATGCGACTTCACCGACAGCATGGAGCAGTTCCGCGACGCCTCCGTGACTGTGCTCGGCATCAGCCCCGACCCGGAGGACAAGCTGGCCAAGTTCCGCGCCGACCACGAGCTGGGAGTGGAGCTGCTCTCCGATCCGACGAAGGAGACGATGGAGGCCTACGGCGCCTTCGGCGAGAAGAAGAACTACGGCAAGGTGGTCCAAGGCGTGATCCGCTCGACGTTCCTGGTCAGCGTGGACGACGCCGGCAAGGGCACGATCGATCACGCCCAGTACAACGTCAAGGCCACCGGGCACGTGGGCCGCATCCTGCGCGACTGGGATATCTAGCCCCCGAAAAGTGGTGCGCCCGGAGAGACTTGAACTCTCACGCCATAAGGCACTGGAACCTAAATCCAGCGCGTCTGCCAATTCCGCCACGGGCGCGTCAATCGTTGAATGTTACACCGCCTGCTGCGGCGGGCGGTAACCCATCGTTGCGCGGCATCAAACTTTCGTTTGGTGTTTGCGCGCTGCCGGGTAGACTGACCAGCTGTGAGCGAAGAGAACAAGGCAGTTGAGAGCGCTGAGACGGTGCCCCAACGCGAGCGCGTCCGCGTGCGCTGGTGGCACATCGTGCTGCTGGTCGCAGCAGCCGTGACCTGTCTCCTGCTCGCCAACTGGCAGTGGGAGCGCTACCAGTCGGGCTCGGGAACGTTCCAAAACCTGGGCTACGCCCTGCAGTGGCCGTGCTTCGCGGCGTTTTTCGTCTACGCCTACCGCGTGGGTATGCGCATGGAAAACGACAAGATCGACGCCGAAAACGCCAGCCTGACCATGGACGACCTCTACGAGGCCGACCTTGCCAAGTACGGCGAGGTGAAGGAACCCACGGCGATCGACGAGGACTTCCTCCCCTCTCGCCCCGAGCTGGACGTGGAGGAATACAACAAGCTTGTAGCCCCGCGCAGAAGAACGAACATTGAAGGTAAAGGTGAATCAGCATGACGCAGCCCGCCCCGCAGACCCAGCCCGCCCAGCCCGCGCGCATCCACCCGGAGCGCCAGCGCCGCGTGAAGCAGGCACTGCAATTTTTCACCGTCACCGCATGGATCACCGGTGTGCTGCTGCTCCTGCTCGTCGCGCGCATGATCATGCAGTACGGCTTGGACATGAACGTCGACTACCTGTCCTGGGTCGCCCGCGTGCACGGCTTCGCGTTCGTGGCGTTTTTGATGGCGTCGCTGAACCTCGGTTCTAAAGCCCGTTGGTCTGCGGGCACCTGGATCGCCACGGCCCTTTCGGGTGTGGTGCCGTTTATGTCCTTCGTCATTGAGGGTAAGCGCCGCAATGAAGTGAAGGAGAAGTTCCAGCTTTCCTAAGCACCAACAAAGGCCCGGCAGCACTCGTCTGCCGGGCCTTTTGCTTTGCGACGTCTACTTCTCGCCGGTCTTGGTTAGCACCATCACGCCGACCTTTTCAGCTGGCCCGTTGTCCGGGCTCAGCGTGAGGGTGTCGCCGCTGCGCTCGGCGTCGTATTCAAGGTCCTGGTGGGTCAGGGGATCCTCGAGCTTGAACTCCTTGTCGTCGCGCAGGCAGTTCGCCTCGTTGGTTTCACCGTCGGTCTCGGTCATCTGCCAGTCGCAGTCCTTGCCGTCGATAGTGATGGTGGCGTGGCCTCCACCCTTGCCTTCCTGGGTGGAGGTGATCTCGCCGGTCCACTCGCCGTCAAAATCGCCCTTCTGGCCGCAGCCGGTCAAAAGCGCGCCGGAGGCGAGAACAGTGCCTACAAGTGCAATCGTCTTTTTCATCATTGCCCCACTGTAACGAATTGCGTCAGCGCAGGGCCGCAATGTGTGGGGCGAGCGCGCGAAGCGCCTTGCCGCGATGGGAGCGTGCGTTCTTCTCCTCAGGCGTGAGTTCGGCGGAGGAGCGACCGTCGGCATCGGCGGGTTGGAACAGCGGGTCGTAGCCGAAGCCGTTCTCGCCACGCGGCTCGCGCAGCAGTTCGCCCTCCCAGCGGCCCTCGGCGGTGAATTCCTGCCCGTCTGGGGCGGCCAGGGCACAGCAGGACACGAACGCGGCGGCTCGCTCGTTGATGTCCGCCATTTGGGCTAGCAAAAGGTCGTTGTTGGCCTGATCGCCGCCGTGGTTGCCGGACCAGCGGGCGGACAGGATGCCCGGCATGCCGTTGAGCGCCTTGACGGACAGGCCGGAATCGTCGGCAACGCAGGGCAAACCGGTGGCTTTTGCTCCGGCACGGGCCTTCAATAGGGCGTTGTCCACGAAGGTGAGTCCGTCTTCGACGGGGTCGGGGTACGGCGGAGCGTCGTGAAGCGAGACAAGCTCCACCCCTTCAATGTTGAGCTCGCGGAGCACCTGCTCGAGCTCGCGGACCTTACCTTGGTTCCTAGAGGCGACGAGGACTTTTACCATCCCAGCGCCGCCTTCTGCGCTGCGATGAGCTCCTCGCAGCCCTTGGCCGCGACATCCAGCATCTCACCGAGCTGCTCGCGGCCGAAAAGGCCGTGCTCGCCGGTGCCCTGAATCTCCACGAAGTTTCCGCCCTCCTGCATCACCACATTCAGGTCGACCTCGGCGCGGGAGTCCTCCTCGTAGGGCAGGTCCAGGCACACGTGGCCGTCGATAATGCCAGCGGAAACCGCGGCAATGGGCTTGAGCAGCGGTTCGCCCGGGACCACGCCGCGCTCTTTGAGCACCGCGATGGCGTCCGCGAGCGCGACATACGCGCCGGTGATGGAGGCGGTGCGGGTGCCGCCGTCGGCCTGCAGCACATCGCAGTCCAGCTGAATGGTGTTCTCGCCGAGCTGGCTCAAATCCACAGCTGCGCGAAGCGAGCGGCCCACCAGGCGCGAGATCTCGTGAGTGCGGCCTTTGACCTTGCCCTTCATGGACTCGCGCGGCATGCGGTCATGCGTTGCGGAAGGCAGCATGGCGTACTCGGCGGTCAGCCACCCCTCGCCAGAATCCTTCTTAAAGCGGGGCACACCCTCCTCCACGGAGGCGGTGCACATCACACGGGTGTTGCCGAACTCCACCAGCACGCTGCCGGCGGGGTTTGAGGTGAAGCCGCGGGTGATGCGCACGGGGCGCAGTTGATCGAAGGCGCGGCCGTCCAGGCGCGAAAAATCAGTCATGTGCCCAAGGGTAACGCAGGTGCCTACAGCTCGAAGGTGGCGCCGGCGGTGCCCAGGACGATCTCGCCGTCGAACTCGGTGCGGGCGGCTGCGAGGACCTCGTCCGGGTCGGTCCACGGCTGGATGTGCACCAGCACCAGGGTTTGCACGTCGGCCTCGCGGGCGATCCGACCGGCCTCCTTGCCGGACAGGTGCATGCCCTCAGCCTTGCCCTCGGAGGTCGCGCCCCAGGCGGCTTCGCACAGGAAGAGGTCGGCGGCGCGGGCGGCGTCGATAAGCGTTGGCGCGAACCCGGAATCCCCGGAGAAGGTGATGACCTTGCCGGAGGCGTCCTCGATGCGCAGCGCGTGGGACTCCTGCGCCGGGTGGACCACATCAAACGGGGTGATGGTCAGCCCGCTGAGCTGCTCCGGCTGCCCGGTACGCCAGGTGGTGAACTCGAAGGTGTCCGAAAAGTCGTCCTGCTCCCCCGGCGCGTCCGCGCTCATGCGGCCCAGGTGCTCCGGCGCGTACGAGGGGCCGATCAGCCTGTGGCGCTGCTCCGCCGGGGCTGTGGGGTGGTAACGGCGCCACACAAGCAGCGACGGGAAGTCCGAGCAGTGATCGGCGTGGAGATGGCTGAAGATGACGTGCGCCGCAGACGGGTCGAACCGCTCCTGCATGGCGGCGAGCGCTCCCGGACCGAAGTCCATCACCACATCCGTTTCACCAGGTACGGAGATGACGTAGGAGGAAGCTGGGTTACCGGGCGCGGCCAGGCTCCCGGAGCACCCGAGGATGGTCAACTGCATGGACACACTCTGCCATGAATGGCGCACATTTTCCTAGTGAATTCTCAAATCGCGGCCCACGGCGTGCACCGGAGGTGCCAGGAAGCGGCGGGCGAGCGCGTCAAAGGTGTCAGGGTCACCGGTGGATTCGAAGATGTGGGTGGGGGCGGACGTGCCGTCGTTAAGCATGTCGCCCTCAGTGAGTACTCGGAGCACATCCTTAGAGGTCTCCTCGGCCGAGGAGACGAGCGCGACCTCATCGCCGATGGCCAGCTGGATCACACCCGACAGCAGCGGGTAGTGGGTGCAGCCGAGCACGAGCGTATCCACGCCCGCCTCGCGCAGTGGTGCCACGTAGCCGCTGGCGACCTCGAGGACCTCCCTGCCGGAGGTTTTGCCCTGCTCTACAAACGGCACGAACTCCGGGCATGCCTGGGCGGTGACCTCCAGGCCCGGGTGAATGGAAAACAGGTCCTGGTAGGCGCCGGACTTCACCGTGCCTTCGGTGCCGATCACGCCGATTTTCCTGTTGCGGGTGGTCGCGATCGCCCGGCGCACGGCCGGCTGGATCACCTCGATGACCGGGATGTCGTAGCGCTCGCGGGC
It includes:
- the murI gene encoding glutamate racemase, whose product is MDTFAGNPNSAPIGLFDSGVGGLTVARAVMDQLPGESLIYIGDTAHGPYGPQPIADVRAHSQRIADELVERGCKMLVIACNTATAAFLHDARERYDIPVIEVIQPAVRRAIATTRNRKIGVIGTEGTVKSGAYQDLFSIHPGLEVTAQACPEFVPFVEQGKTSGREVLEVASGYVAPLREAGVDTLVLGCTHYPLLSGVIQLAIGDEVALVSSAEETSKDVLRVLTEGDMLNDGTSAPTHIFESTGDPDTFDALARRFLAPPVHAVGRDLRIH
- the rdgB gene encoding RdgB/HAM1 family non-canonical purine NTP pyrophosphatase, which codes for MVKVLVASRNQGKVRELEQVLRELNIEGVELVSLHDAPPYPDPVEDGLTFVDNALLKARAGAKATGLPCVADDSGLSVKALNGMPGILSARWSGNHGGDQANNDLLLAQMADINERAAAFVSCCALAAPDGQEFTAEGRWEGELLREPRGENGFGYDPLFQPADADGRSSAELTPEEKNARSHRGKALRALAPHIAALR
- the rph gene encoding ribonuclease PH → MTDFSRLDGRAFDQLRPVRITRGFTSNPAGSVLVEFGNTRVMCTASVEEGVPRFKKDSGEGWLTAEYAMLPSATHDRMPRESMKGKVKGRTHEISRLVGRSLRAAVDLSQLGENTIQLDCDVLQADGGTRTASITGAYVALADAIAVLKERGVVPGEPLLKPIAAVSAGIIDGHVCLDLPYEEDSRAEVDLNVVMQEGGNFVEIQGTGEHGLFGREQLGEMLDVAAKGCEELIAAQKAALGW
- a CDS encoding MBL fold metallo-hydrolase — encoded protein: MQLTILGCSGSLAAPGNPASSYVISVPGETDVVMDFGPGALAAMQERFDPSAAHVIFSHLHADHCSDFPSLLVWRRYHPTAPAEQRHRLIGPSYAPEHLGRMSADAPGEQDDFSDTFEFTTWRTGQPEQLSGLTITPFDVVHPAQESHALRIEDASGKVITFSGDSGFAPTLIDAARAADLFLCEAAWGATSEGKAEGMHLSGKEAGRIAREADVQTLVLVHIQPWTDPDEVLAAARTEFDGEIVLGTAGATFEL